CCAATCTGTGACTCCCCAGGGGGCTGTCCGGAAGCTAGACAAGGCCACACCCTCTGCTCACCTGGTCATTCCCTGGTCCACTTCTGAGGCATCCAGACGTGTGCTGCTGATGGGAGACATGGACACAATGAAAGGGGCTGCAAGTGGCAGAAGGTCTGACCAGCAGAAACAAGGTGTCTCCCACAGGGAAAATGGAAGGATTTCCTCCAAGGAAGAAAACCTGTCTGtaaaagagaagggaggagatcGACATCcctcagaaagacaaagagaaaaacgaAGCATGGAGACACAAGACGGCTCTCGGGGCAAAGCAGGTAAGATGCCAGATTCTTTTCTGCAGACATCTGTTTTGAGTGATCCTGGAGAGAATTTGGGAGACAGTAGAGACTGTGCTGTGGGACAGAGGGAAAGGTCCCAGATGTGACCTTGACACCTCTGAAAGGGGGTGGAAGGGGGGAGAAACCCAGGATGAAGTCCCAATCCCCTGTGATCAGGAGCTCTACCAGCTATGCCATCCTTGAGGTCTGAACTTGAGAGAGGGTTTCCTGGGGCATGCCTGCCAGACAGCTCAGAAACTACTCTGTCCAGGTGAGATGCTCATGGGGGAGAGGAGGCCTGGAGGAAACCAGAGCTTCGGGGAGGGAAGGCACAGAGGTGGAGGAGCAGTGGGACTTGGAACCTTCTCTAATCCACTCTCCCCAGATTCCAGAGGTAGGTCAGGGAACACTCACTCCTGTCCTTCTCTCCACCCACAGAGGTCACCAGGCACAAGCGATGCAGAAGCCGGGATGGCTCCCCTGAGAGTCACAAGAGAAACGGCCATGAAGAAGAGAAGGTGAGGGGAAGACCGCCCCCAGCCCAGTGGAGAGCTAAGGAGCATCCAAACTCCTGCAGAGCAGGACTTTACCACAGAGGAGGTAGGTTCTGGGCTGGGCTTGGTAGAGGTGGGGATGTGGGCAAAGGCCCTGAGGGGCAAACTGAACCCCAGAGGGCAGAGAAAGCCTCTAACCCTGGTGAGATGCCCATGAACTGAGAGGAAGGTGCCCAGGACTAGACCCGGGTTGCCAGCAGAGGTTGGAAGAGGCCAACAGAGTCAGGTATGGTGCGGTGTGAGGCCTGGGGTGGAGGTGTTGGGACAGGCAAGGGGCCGTGGTGCATTTGATGAGAAATTTCAGAGGCAGCGCTCATCACAGGAACCCCTCCTGTTCTGTCTCCCTCCTAGGTTCTGCCCATACTTCCGGGCGTCTCCACGACAGGGGGGCCCGGTTCCGATCGCCAATGTGGGCCCGGGGCCACAGATGCTGCCAGTACAACCCGGAGTCCAGGCCCGCCTCGCCCAAGCGCCCTCGCAGAAGCCAGTCACCTGAAGCCGCTGAGCCCCTGGAGGCGCTCACGTCCAAGCTCTCCAACCAGATGGGAGCCCTCGAAGTGGTCCTGGATGAGTTGCGGGCCCCGGGGGGCGCCTTCCTACCGGTGGCCACCGACCACATGGAGCCCACGGCCTCGCAGCGCGCCTGGCTCACCTGGCAGCTGACGCACGCGGGCACCGCCCTGCACTGGGCGCTGACGGCGCTCGATTCCCTGCTCGCCGCGCACCACCGACCTCCGGGCCCGCAGGTCTACCCGCCCTGGGCGCCTGGGCCTTAGGGGCGCACCTCGCCTTTCTCCACCACTTCTCTGGTCTTGCAAGGCTccgagacagcatctcagtaccCTGAGGCGAAGAACTTCCTCCACAAAAGACAGAAACCCACCTGAGGGACAATGTTCCTCAGGGACCAGACCTCATCGCCCGCTGCACCCCAGCTCAGGGAGATGTGTTCCTGTGTCCAGAAGTCAGCCTGCTAGGATGTGCATTCAGAGGACAACGCTTGTTTAATCCTATGGCTCAGATTGCAGACCTTAGTGATGTGATTTGTGCCTTTGCATCCCTCCGTATTTcctgttttatt
This portion of the Bubalus bubalis isolate 160015118507 breed Murrah chromosome 3, NDDB_SH_1, whole genome shotgun sequence genome encodes:
- the LOC123332480 gene encoding uncharacterized protein LOC123332480, with the protein product MWARGHRRCQCNPESRPASPKRPRRSQSPEAAEPLEALTSKLSNQMGALEVVLDELRAPGGAFLPVATDRTEPTASQRAWLTWQLTHAGAALHWALPALDSLLAAHHRPPGPQGAVRKLDKATPSAHLVIPWSTSEASRRVLLMGDMDTMKGAASGRRSDQQKQGVSHRENGRISSKEENLSVKEKGGDRHPSERQREKRSMETQDGSRGKAEVTRHKRCRSRDGSPESHKRNGHEEEKVRGRPPPAQWRAKEHPNSCRAGLYHRGGSAHTSGRLHDRGARFRSPMWARGHRCCQYNPESRPASPKRPRRSQSPEAAEPLEALTSKLSNQMGALEVVLDELRAPGGAFLPVATDHMEPTASQRAWLTWQLTHAGTALHWALTALDSLLAAHHRPPGPQVYPPWAPGP